In one Dermacentor variabilis isolate Ectoservices chromosome 4, ASM5094787v1, whole genome shotgun sequence genomic region, the following are encoded:
- the LOC142578417 gene encoding uncharacterized protein LOC142578417: MFSAPKDLSAPGRGAAQPSVSSNDYRVVIPRLPTGKLGVDPVFLHADLSGRPCRAQDFRDALRNIIDLKEISSIGQFQMSHVWMVTCKSSLTKSKLVACGELSVKNRRCFVIDPEPTEVKMKLLWLPERLEDDYIRDALQAYGKVKSISAESWRVSEMEQMRTLNRDVVLTLADGVGVGDVPHLLHVCGVQSLVLIPGRPPLCLRCNKVGHIRQNCRTPRCEACRRFGHTDEECVVTYADKLRHRTRPPEESGQEHIMDVTEVLDATGDVPSSADTSCASKAPLHVKENDIAELPVEKTSSEEKEALATTQPVAAQPANETATDDSSGTPKHLNTCAMLAEDKRSSADKSIPKRRETNRSESSTDSVTASTTRKARRRKTSTHSRKCRRSRSRRPGESSEGASPLPSRTDRIEN, encoded by the coding sequence ATGTTCTCCGCTCCAAAGGATTTATCGGCCCCTGGCCGAGGTGCTGCTCAACCTTCAGTCAGCAGCAATGACTACCGTGTTGTGATACCTCGTCTTCCTACCGGTAAGCTGGGTGTGGACcccgttttcctgcatgctgacttaagtggtcgaccgtgcagagcccaagacttcagagacgcccttcggaacatcattgacctgaaggaaataagttccatcggtcaatttcagatgtcgcacgtGTGGATGGTGACGTGCAAATCATCACTTACAAAATCAAAGCTAGTCGCGTGCGGAGAATTATCCGTAAAAAATAGACGCTGCTTCGTTATTGACCCCGAGCCCACGGAagtaaaaatgaagcttttatGGCTTCCTGAGCGTTTGGAAGACGATTACATTCGAGATGCGCTCCAGGCTTACGGGAAAGTGAAGTCCAtatcagcagaaagctggagaGTATCAGAAATGGAGCAAATGCGTACCCTCAATCGTGATGTGGTGTTGACTCTTGCCGATGGAGTCGGCGTGGGCGACGTTCCACATCTGCTACACGTTTGTGGAGTGCAGAGCCTTGTATTGATTCCAGGACGGCCCCCGCTTTGTCTCCGCTGTAACAAGGTTGGGCACATTCGTCAAAACTGCAGAACCCCACGTTGTGAAGCCTGCCGACGCTTTGGCCACACAGATGAAGAATGTGTTGTGACATACGCCGACAAGTTACGACACAGGACAAGGCCTCCGGAAGAAAGCGGGCAGGAACACATAATGGATGTTACTGAGGTTCTCGATGCGACGGGAGACGTTCCCTCTTCCGCAGATACCAGCTGTGCCAGTAAGGCCCCTCTACATGTTAAAGAGAATGACATCGCAGAACTGCCCGTGGAAAAGACAAGTAGCGAAGAGAAAGAAGCGCTCGCTACCACGCAGCCAGTTGCCGCCCAACCAGCGAATGAGACAGCCACTGATGACTCATCTGGTACACCGAAGCATCTCAACACGTGCGCTATGCTGGCAGAGGACAAACGAAGTAGCGCGGATAAGTCAATTCCGAAGCGCCGTGAGACTAACAGATCAGAATCAAGCACGGACAGCGTGACGGccagtaccacaagaaaagcacgcCGCCGCAAAACATCGACACATTCACGAAAGTGCCGGCGATCACGGTCCAGGAGGCCTGGTGAGAGttcggagggagcctcaccgttACCCTCTAGGACCGACCGCATAGAGAATTAA